A single Drechmeria coniospora strain ARSEF 6962 chromosome 03, whole genome shotgun sequence DNA region contains:
- a CDS encoding Nucleotide exchange factor SIL1 has translation MVARCRWTSRLPLQTLLTAVLLGLSATPVLASSQPSHPSSPHGSHDSSESELICHTSNPEECYPRLFQATDEFQIVHDDQDLPKGLHVRMNIWTGKKEAKINVPGEDDPALEGLPVDQAVVVVDQDQPPPKVKVPKNAPKYDPVGKVKAPQEESVVFATVIKALRNGVFPEEKSFDEGLEELEELSHDIYYGLKIAEVPDVVKSLLCLMTGDGAHTSDGHISRDHQAASILASALQNNPSSLKEVVGAWPQLMQSQCPAAAEPLGKSIYSSFVPARNADASLANAASRVKAKISTINSLIKDDSIRKEFLASGGMESLLSVLLPDEAEWAAAQRNAGHLVVDNFLDTDMGAELGQWPTSAKLGDQECQTAESKLADGCWDYHVARIMKANKGDKDHWSRDLSSKLAAARKSGNGMGKGKRRGKGKGKGKGKGKGKGKGKASWIQEEL, from the coding sequence ATGGTCGCCAGGTGCAGATGGACGTCTCGGCTTCCGCTGCAAACCCTCTTGACCGCCGTGCTGCTCGGTCTCTCCGCCACACCTGTTCTCGCCTCCTCCCAACCATCACATCCTTCCTCCCCGCACGGCTCACATGACTCTTCGGAATCCGAACTCATCTGTCACACGTCCAATCCGGAAGAATGCTACCCTCGCCTCTTCCAAGCCACGGATGAGTTCCAAATCGTGCACGATGACCAGGACCTCCCCAAGGGCCTGCACGTGCGCATGAACATCTGGACCGGCAAGAAGGAGGCCAAGATCAACGTccccggcgaggacgacccTGCACTCGAGGGTTTGCCCGTCGACCAGgctgttgtcgtcgtcgaccaggACCAGCCGCCGCCAAAGGTAAAGGTTCCCAAGAACGCACCCAAGTATGATCCCGTCGGCAAGGTCAAGGCGCCACAGGAAGAGTCTGTGGTCTTTGCGACCGTCATCAAGGCGCTGCGGAATGGTGTCTTTCCCGAGGAGAAATCCttcgacgagggcctcgaggagctggaggAACTCTCCCACGACATCTACTATGGTCTGAAGATTGCCGAAGTGCCCGACGTGGTCAAGTCTCTCCTCTGCCTCATgaccggcgacggcgctcaTACGAGTGACGGCCACATCTCTCGAGACCACCAGGCTGCCTCCATTCTCGCCAGCGCGCTGCAGAACAACCCGTCGTCGCTGAAGGAAGTTGTCGGCGCTTGGCCGCAGCTCATGCAAAGCCAATGTCCAGCTGCCGCCGAACCGCTCGGCAAGAGCATCTATTCGAGCTTTGTACCCGCCCGCAACGCCGACGCATCCCTGGCCAACGCGGCCTCGCGCGTCAAAGCCAAGATTTCGACCATCAACAGCCTCATCAAGGACGACTCCATCAGGAAAGAGTTCCTCGCCAGCGGTGGCATGGAGAGCCTCCTTAGCGTCCTGCTgcccgacgaagccgagtGGGCCGCCGCCCAGCGCAACGCCGGCCATCTTGTCGTCGACAACTTCCTCGACACCGACATGGGCGCCGAGCTGGGTCAGTGGCCTACGTCGGCCAAGCTAGGCGACCAAGAGTGCCAGACTGCCGAGTCCAAGCTGGCCGACGGGTGCTGGGACTACCACGTCGCGAGGATCATGAAGGCCAACAAGGGCGACAAGGACCATTGGAGCAGGGACTTGAGCAGCAAACTGGCGGCAGCGAGGAAGAGTGGAAATGGAATGGGCAAAGGAAAGAGAAGGGGaaaggggaaggggaaggggaaAGGGAAGGGGAAAGGCAAGGGAAAGGGAAAAGCGTCTTGGATTCAGGAGGAGCTGTAA
- a CDS encoding MYND finger family protein codes for MSPTPPGLEIRPHPTKGRALYSTQSFVPGQTIRIFACPVLLLPSTAHLSAVCSYCLRLGEPRACSGCQAVWYCGKACQAAAWKSTLSTVGHARECSIFRKQRLAGRPSGNLPTPVRALLQMLLDDDVARVVDALEGHVVQRRGRNEEWKDLQLMAMAACAYAKGRAEEGELKRAVELLCKIQTNAFHRSDADLGQVGIFLEPTLAMANHSCLPNAMVEFSTRKAILRAERPIQAGEEIEISYTDPTDYTYPLTKRVEALAQYCFQCACSRCTEDLNVYQVCAMTKSTTPAGLSLVPDASKLRAHPAARDQAQHALVKSMGESAAGPIEPPPATASLPLRRHLLRSQYGNCQGLVAGELWAVTPVPQMLSELVMYYVEDGNYPFALSVACLIATASDPSRFVSPFHPTRAKNLLMVAKLLSHTAEGTAGLGKSVKSVAGSVHLEQDVQDTLQDIDQVSLCQMLLVMVLRTALPGDADDGGLAARAREMLDDIEQLQGRQKELSFINPWIEDPGSEQSTAFFDYAVAQQVDALASLGRAVLHMDFGPDNR; via the exons ATGTCGCCGACTCCTCCTGGGCTGGAAATTCGCCCGCACCCAACCAAGGGCCGCGCACTGTACTCGACCCAGTCATTCGTTCCTGGCCAGACCATCCGCATCTTCGCCTGTCCAGTCCTCCTCCTGCCCTCGACAGCCCATCTCAGCGCCGTCTGCAGCTACTGCCTCCGACTCGGCGAGCCCCGGGCCTGCTCCGGGTGCCAGGCCGTCTGGTACTGTGGCAAGGCCTGCCAAGCAGCCGCTTGGAAGTCGACCCTGTCGACGGTCGGTCATGCGCGCGAGTGCTCCATCTTCCGCAAGCAGCGCCTCGCTGGCAGACCGTCGGGGAacctgccgacgccggtgcGTGCGCTGCTGCAgatgctcctcgacgacgacgtggcgcgcgtcgtcgatgcgCTCGAGGGCCACGTCGTGCAGAGGCGTGGGAGGAACGAGGAATGGAAAGATCTGCAgctcatggccatggccgcatGTGCATACGCCAAGGGGCgggccgaggaaggcgagCTGAAGCGCGCTGTTGAGCTTCTCTGCAAG ATTCAGACCAACGCCTTCCACAGATCCGATGCCGACCTCGGGCAAGTCGGTATATTTCTCGAACCAActctcgccatggccaaccACTCTTGTCTTCCCAACGCCATGGTCGAATTTTCAACAAGGAAAGCTATACTAAGAGCGGAGAGGCCTATCCAAGCTGGCGAAGAAATTGAAATATCCTACACAG ACCCAACAGACTACACATATCCATTGACGAAGAGAGTCGAGGCGCTTGCTCAGTATTGCTTCCAGTGCGCCTGTTCTCGCTGCACCGAGGACCTCAACGTCTACCAAGTGTGCGCCATGACGAAATCGACCACGCCCGCCGGACTCAGTCTGGTCCCCGACGCTTCCAAGCTTCGAGCTCACCCGGCCGCCAGAGACCAGGCACAGCATGCTCTCGTAAAATCAATGGGCGAATCTGCCGCCGGACCGATAGAACCCCCCCCAGCGACAGCCTCGCTCCCGTTGCGGCGCCATCTGCTGCGGTCGCAGTACGGCAACTGCCAGGGGTTGGTAGCCGGCGAACTGTGGGCTGTCACGCCGGTGCCGCAGATGCTGTCCGAGCTTGTCATGTACTacgtcgaggacgggaaCTATCCGTTTGCACTGTCGGTGGCATGTCTGATAGCGACCGCGAGCGATCCTTCTCGATTCGTCTCCCCATTCCACCCCACGAGGGCGAAAAACCTCTTGATGGTGGCAAAACTCCTCAGCCACACGGCCGAAGGAACGGCGGGGTTGGGAAAATCTGTCAAGTCGGTGGCAGGCAGCGTACATTTGGAACAGGACGTTCAGGATACGCTGCAGGACATTGACCAGGTTTCGCTGTGCCAGATGCTGCTGGTTATGGTGCTCCGAACAGCTCTGCCTGGGGacgctgacgacggcgggcttGCTGCGAGAGCGCGGGAGATGCTGGACGACATAGAGCAGCTCCAAGGCAGGCAGAAGGAGCTTTCCTTCATAAATCCTTGGATCGAGGACCCCGGGAGCGAGCAGTCGACGGCCTTTTTTGACTATGCCGTCGCTCAGCAGGTCGACGCTCTTGCCAGCTTGGGGCGCGCCGTCCTACACATGGACTTTGGCCCCGACAATCGATGA
- a CDS encoding exonuclease: MVADFRRNLQRVKQFACNFFAASSTPEMPASAPGTTADSDAANFPSSAADAGMKRPVPDATDAGSHRSESSLKRSSPHDDHAANDEGGEWQTVRRPNKRTKKAPRPGKGYPALTFSQSARLNNRVNLNQIRDLVLYVFADGPAPQWLNVSHRPHFRKMVTVMVPGLEEAMFSEKVDFAAFDDVGGNPPTIITSPDDYLPRTLSRERLPEALQPFADMFPHLWPVRTPGDDKHAKMFSPLTAFLTAPLPKEKTSKTGSVKADATPNGFKDNPARITEFLASADELADNGFVLHPALLPEEQRKNFVVPDGWVMTNVDKFEDGEVPESEVEQGARLAGRQVLGLDCEMCMTGENEFSLTRISLVDFEGEVIMDELVKPDKPITDYVTRFSGISEEMLAPVTTNLRDIQQKLLKILHPRTILVGHSLESDTKAMQLSHPFIVDTSLIFPHPRGPPLKQSLKFLAQKYLTTDIQTGGDRGHNSIEDAKTCLDLVAKKCAKGILWGIPDNQGENLFRRLARAGTAYKAQGGDSAKGGAEVGKTSAAVDWGNPDKGPGAAATHRFGCQCDDEVAASIIRSVHGDPDGETVAGGGVDFVWARMRELELLRGWWNSNRADKSNSDGGPPQAKAADAGAEGSDSEAPSSLEHGLIRLTERLTRIYESLPPCTAFIVYSGSGDPREMARLQQMQSQWRKEYNTPGSKWDNLSVQWTDVEDQLLRKAVQKARSGIGFLTVK, encoded by the coding sequence ATGGTCGCAGACTTCAGAAGAAATCTGCAGCGCGTCAAGCAGTTCGCTTGCAacttcttcgccgcctcgtccacaCCAGAGATGCCCGCATCCGCGCCAGGCACCACCGCTGACTCCGACGCCGCAAACTTTCCGAGCTCAGcagccgacgccggcatgAAGAGACCGGTGCCCGATGCCACGGATGCCGGCTCGCACCGTAGCGAGAGCAGTCTTAAGCGGTCGAGTCCCCACGACGACCATGCTGCCAacgacgagggaggcgagTGGCAAACCGTCAGGCGTCCCAACAAGAGGACCAAGAAGGCTCCGCGCCCCGGCAAGGGCTACCCAGCCCTTACCTTCTCCCAGTCCGCCCGGCTCAACAACAGAGTCAACCTGAACCAGATCcgcgacctcgtcctctacgtcttcgccgacggcccTGCGCCTCAGTGGCTCAATGTCTCTCACCGGCCTCACTTCAGAAAGATGGTCACCGTCATGGTCCCGGGTCTCGAGGAGGCCATGTTCTCGGAAAAGGTCGACTTCGCAGCCTTTGACGACGTCGGTGGCAACCCccccaccatcatcacctcaCCTGACGACTACCTCCCCCGAACGCTCAGCAGGGAACGGCTTCCGGAGGCCCTGCAGCCGTTCGCCGACATGTTTCCCCATCTCTGGCCCGTCCGAACCCCGGGCGATGACAAGCACGCGAAAATGTTCTCCCCCCTGACTGCCTTCCTCACCGCCCCGCTCCCCAAGGAGAAGACATCGAAGACTGGCAGCGTCAAGGCCGACGCAACACCCAACGGTTTCAAGGACAACCCGGCACGCATCACCGAGTTTCTTGCCTCGGCGGACGAGCTTGCCGACAACGGATTCGTCCTCCACCCGGCCTTGCTCCCCGAGGAGCAGCGAAAGAACTTTGTCGTTCCCGATGGCTGGGTCATGACCAACGTCGACAAGTTCGAGGATGGCGAAGTCCCGGAGAGTGAAGTTGAGCAGGGAGCTCGGCTAGCCGGACGCCAAGTCCTGGGATTGGACTGCGAGATGTGCATGACGGGGGAGAATGAATTTTCCCTGACGCGCATAAGCCTCGTCGACTTTGAAGGGGAAGTCATcatggacgagctcgtcaagcCCGACAAGCCCATCACCGACTATGTCACTCGATTTTCCGGCATCAGCGAAGAAATGCTAGCGCCCGTCACCACAAACCTGCGTGATATCCAGCAGAAGCTTCTCAAGATTCTTCACCCGCGCACCATTCTCGTCGGCCACTCTCTCGAGTCCGATACCAAGGCGATGCAGCTGTCGCATCCGTTCATCGTCGACACCTCTCTCATCTTCCCTCACCCTCGCGGACCTCCTCTGAAGCAATCTCTCAAATTCCTGGCCCAAAAGTACTTGACGACCGACATTCAGACCGGCGGCGATCGTGGCCACAACAGCATCGAGGACGCCAAGACctgcctcgacctcgtcgccaagAAATGCGCCAAGGGCATCCTCTGGGGCATCCCCGACAACCAGGGTGAGAATCTCTTTCGCCGCCTTGCGCGAGCCGGCACGGCCTACAAGGCCCAAGGAGGTGACTCCGCCAAGGGTGGTGCCGAGGTGGGCAAGACcagtgccgccgtcgactgggGCAACCCCGACAAAGGTCCTGGAGCTGCAGCCACGCACCGATTTGGCTGCCAGTGCGACGATGAGGTGGCCGCCAGCATCATACGCTCCGTCCACGGCGACCCGGACGGCGAAACGGTTGCCGGTGGTGGTGTCGACTTCGTCTGGGCTCGTATGCGTGAGCTCGAGTTGCTGCGGGGCTGGTGGAACAGCAATCGCGCCGACAAGTCCAACAGCGACGGTGGCCCCCCCCAAGCGAAGGCTGCCGATGCTGGAGCCGAAGGCAGCGACTCGGAGGCACCCTCGTCCCTCGAGCATGGCCTCATCCGCCTCACGGAGCGCCTCACCCGCATCTACGAGTCCCTGCCGCCCTGCACCGCCTTCATCGTCTACAGTGGTTCTGGCGACCCTCGCGAGATGGCCCGACTGCAGCAGATGCAGAGCCAGTGGCGCAAGGAGTACAACACGCCCGGCAGCAAGTGGGACAACCTGAGCGTGCAGTGGACCGATGTCGAGGACCAGCTCCTGCGCAAGGCCGTCCAGAAGGCTCGCTCCGGCATCGGCTTCCTCACCGTTAAATGA